The following DNA comes from Amycolatopsis albispora.
CCAACGAGGAGGTCACGCCGGACGGCCGCAGCGAGCGCGGCAACTTCCCGGTGTTCCGCCGCAACCTGCGCCAGTGGATGATGCGCATCACCGCCTACGCCGACCGGCTGGTCGACGACCTGGACCGGCTGGACTGGCCGGACAAGGTCAAGGCGATGCAGCGCAACTGGATCGGCCGCTCGAACGGCGCGCGGGTGGCCTTCGCCGCCGGTGACGCGAAGATCGAGGTGTTCACCACCCGGCCGGACACCCTGTTCGGCGCGACCTACCTGGTGCTGGCGCCCGAGCACCCGCTGGTCGACCAGCTGACCACCGACGCGTGGCCCGCCGACGTGAACGAGTCGTGGACCGGCGACGCGGCGACCCCGGCCGAAGCGGTGGCCGCGTACCGGCTGGCCGCCTCCCGCAAGTCCGAACTGGACCGGCAGGAGAACAAGGACAAGACCGGCGTGTTCACCGGCTCGTACGCGGTGAACCCGGTCAACGACGCCCGCATCCCGATCTTCGTCGCGGACTACGTGCTGATGGGCTACGGCACCGGCGCGATCATGGCGGTGCCCGGGCAGGACCAGCGCGACTGGGACTTCGCCGAGAAGTTCGGCCTGGACATCATCCGGACCGTGCAGCCCACCGAGGGCTTCGACGGCAAGGCGTTCACCGGTGACGGGCCCGCGGTCAACTCGGGCTTCCTGGACGGGCTGGGCGTCGACGAGGCCAAGAAGACGATCATCACCTGGCTGGAGGAGCACGGCCACGGCCACGGCACCGTGCAGTACAAGCTGCGCGACTGGCTGTTCTCGCGCCAGCGGTACTGGGGCGAGCCGTTCCCGGTGGTCTACGACGAGGACGGCCGGGCGCACGCGCTGCCCGACCACCTGCTGCCGGTCGAGCTGCCCGAGGTCGACGACTACTCGCCGAAGACCTTCGACCCGGACGACCCGAACACCGAGCCGTCGCCGCCGCTGTCGCGGGCCGAAGACTGGATGAACGTCGAACTGGACCTGGGCGACGGGCCGAAGACCTACCGCCGCGACGCCAACACCATGCCCAACTGGGCGGGTTCCTGCTGGTACCAGCTGCGCTACATCGACCCGCGGAACGCCGACGCACTGGTCGACCCGGAGAACGAGCGCTACTGGACCGGGCCGCGCCCGGCCGAGCACGGCGTGGACGACCCCGGCGGCGTCGACCTGTACATCGGCGGTGTCGAGCACGCCGTGCTGCACCTGCTGTACTCGCGGTTCTGGCAGAAGGTGCTGTTCGACCTGGGCCACGTGTCCTCGGACGAGCCGTACCGGAAGCTGTTCAACCAGGGCTACATCCAGGCCTTCGCTTACAAGGACTCGCGCGGGTTCTACGTGCCCGCCGAGGAGGTCGAGGAGCGCGACGGCAAGTACTTCCACTTCGGCCAGGAGGTCAAGCAGGAGTACGGGAAGATGGGCAAGAGCCTGAAGAACGTGGTCACGCCCGACCAGATGTCGGCGGACTACGGGGCCGACACCTTCCGCTTCTACGAGATGGCGATGGGCCCGCTGGAGCTGTCGCGGCCGTGGGCGACCAAGGACGTGGTCGGCTCGCACCGCTTCCTGCAGCGGCTGTGGCGGCTGGTGGTGGACGAGACCACCGGCGAGCCGCGAGTGTCCGATGTGGACGCCACGGAGGTGGACCGGCGGCAGCTGCACAAGACCATCGCCGGGGTTCGTGAGGACTACGCGCAGATGCGGTTCAACACCGCGGGCGCCAAGCTGATCGAGCTGAACAACCACCTGACCAAGGCGTACGGCGCGGCTGACGCCACGCCGCGCGAGCTGGCCGAGCCGCTGGTGCTGATGCTGGCGCCGCTGTGCCCGCACGTGGCCGAGGAACTGTGGCAGCGCCTGGGCCACACGGGTTCGCTGGCGCACGGCCCGTTCCCCGCGGTCGACGAGAAGTACCTGGTCGACGACACGGTCGAGTACCCGGTGCAGGTCAACGGCAAGGTCCGCACGCGCATCACGGTGGCCGCCGACGCGGGCCAGGACGTGGTGACCGAAGCCGCGCTGGCCGACGAGAAGGTGGTCGCGCTGCTGGCCGGTGGCGCGCCGCGCAAGGTGATCGTGGTGCCGGGCCGACTGGTCAACGTGGTGCTCTGATCCCTGCAGCGCCACGGCGGAAAGCCGCCAGCTTCGCCACCGCGCCGCCGATTTGATGGGTGTCGTACGAAAACCCAGTCAAATCGGAGGAACGGAAAATGTCGCTCGACGGCAAGGTGGCACTGGTGACCGGCGGCAGCCGCGGG
Coding sequences within:
- the leuS gene encoding leucine--tRNA ligase, giving the protein MTEATPDTPQHRYTAALAGKIEQRWQDYWADHGTYHAPNPVGALAEPGVDVPSDKLFVQDMFPYPSGAGLHVGHPLGFIATDVFARYHRMIGRNVLHTMGFDAFGLPAEQYAVQTGAHPRKTTEENIETYLRQIRRLGLGHDERRRVSTIDPEYYRWTQWIFLQIFNSFYDEKQGKARPIVELEAEYAQDKRRTPDGRNWCELTRAEQRDIIDSHRLAYISEAPVNWCPGLGTVLSNEEVTPDGRSERGNFPVFRRNLRQWMMRITAYADRLVDDLDRLDWPDKVKAMQRNWIGRSNGARVAFAAGDAKIEVFTTRPDTLFGATYLVLAPEHPLVDQLTTDAWPADVNESWTGDAATPAEAVAAYRLAASRKSELDRQENKDKTGVFTGSYAVNPVNDARIPIFVADYVLMGYGTGAIMAVPGQDQRDWDFAEKFGLDIIRTVQPTEGFDGKAFTGDGPAVNSGFLDGLGVDEAKKTIITWLEEHGHGHGTVQYKLRDWLFSRQRYWGEPFPVVYDEDGRAHALPDHLLPVELPEVDDYSPKTFDPDDPNTEPSPPLSRAEDWMNVELDLGDGPKTYRRDANTMPNWAGSCWYQLRYIDPRNADALVDPENERYWTGPRPAEHGVDDPGGVDLYIGGVEHAVLHLLYSRFWQKVLFDLGHVSSDEPYRKLFNQGYIQAFAYKDSRGFYVPAEEVEERDGKYFHFGQEVKQEYGKMGKSLKNVVTPDQMSADYGADTFRFYEMAMGPLELSRPWATKDVVGSHRFLQRLWRLVVDETTGEPRVSDVDATEVDRRQLHKTIAGVREDYAQMRFNTAGAKLIELNNHLTKAYGAADATPRELAEPLVLMLAPLCPHVAEELWQRLGHTGSLAHGPFPAVDEKYLVDDTVEYPVQVNGKVRTRITVAADAGQDVVTEAALADEKVVALLAGGAPRKVIVVPGRLVNVVL